Proteins from one Parasteatoda tepidariorum isolate YZ-2023 chromosome 4, CAS_Ptep_4.0, whole genome shotgun sequence genomic window:
- the LOC107453246 gene encoding uncharacterized protein isoform X1, which produces METITIIKTSENGETTTEEAQVQETTNLNNEVIRTITIIEPSEHDYSNEEHSQQIEMEQSADEAVSYGTPKLVQWNENLALLLLNTYKEYVQEFASPFTKKKTVWKKISEILNNVHGLGVTPQQCENKFKSMTIAYRKACENNKKTVASHRSQALFKELDDLYRHNPVVHHIGVASSSSGFQFQNDGDSQAEHLLKTLVKGKPFKRKRLEIPDWVGKILAGIEKRHAERMEKYDRLISVLEKIANKP; this is translated from the exons ATGGAAACTATAACCATTATAAAAACTTCTGAAAATGGGGAGACTACTACTGAAGAAGCGCAAGTTCAAGAGA CTACAAACTTGAACAATGAGGTTATAAGGACTATCACTATTATTGAACCTTCAGAACATGATTATTCTAATGAAGAACATTCTCAGCAGA tcgAAATGGAACAATCTGCTGATGAGGCTGTGTCATATGGAACTCCGAAATTAGTACAGTGGAATGAAAATTTGGCTCTTTTGCTTTTAAACACCTACAAAGAGTATGTACAAGAGTTTGCTTCTCCATTCACCAAAAAGAAGACAGTTTggaagaagatttctgaaatcTTGAATAATGTGCACGGACTAGGTGTAACTCCGCAACAgtgtgaaaacaaatttaaaagtatgacAATAGCTTACAGAAAAGCGTGTGAGAATAATAAGAAAACTGTCGCAAGTCACAGAAGTCAAGCATTGTTTAAAGAATTAGATGATTTGTATAGACACAATCCCGTGGTGCACCACATTGGAGTAGCTTCTTCTTCATCGGGGTTTCAATTTCAAAACGATGGTGATTCACAAGCCGAACATCTTCTGAAAACTCTGGTTAAAGGAAAGCCATTTAAAAGGAAAAGGCTGGAAATTCCTGATTGGGTAGGAAAAATTCTGGCAGGCATTGAGAAACGACATGCGGAGCGAATGGAAAAATATGATAGActaatttcagttttagaaaaaattgccAACAAACCTTAG
- the LOC139425429 gene encoding tigger transposable element-derived protein 1-like yields the protein MHGESSSADKDAAEKYCLKFQEFIETEGYRPQQIFNCDETGLFWKCMPKRTYIMKDEKSVPGHKPTKDRLTLLLGANASGDMQLKPLLVIKDYLDTNDLPLKALLLLDNAPGHPKDLKDNLLTDFPWLTVIFTSEYGFVDSADGSGGNCGFREIVHSRAVLKQVNSPQQ from the exons ATGCATGGTGAGTCTTCTAGTGCAGATAAAGACGCAGCTGAGAAGTACTGtctaaaatttcaagaattcatTGAAACAGAAGGGTATCGTccacaacaaatatttaattgtgatGAAACTGGTTTGTTTTGGAAGTGCATGCCGAAACGTACCTACATCATGAAAGATGAGAAAAGTGTTCCTGGGCATAAACCTACGAAAGACCGATTGACGTTACTTTTGGGAGCTAACGCTAGTGGTGATATGCAGCTTAAACCACTTCTCGT CATCAAGGACTACCTTGATACCAATGACTTGCCGTTGAAAGCACTGCTGCTATTGGACAATGCACCAGGACACCCAAAGGATCTTAAAGATAATTTGTTGACAGACTTTCCCTGGCTGACAGTTATTTTTACCTCCGAATACGGCTTTGTTGATTCAGCCGATGGATCAGGAGGTAATTGTGGATTTCGAGAAATTGTGCACTCGCGCGCTGTTTTGAAGCAAGTCAATTCTCCTCaacaatga
- the LOC107453246 gene encoding uncharacterized protein isoform X3, protein METITIIKTSENGETTTEEAQVQEIEMEQSADEAVSYGTPKLVQWNENLALLLLNTYKEYVQEFASPFTKKKTVWKKISEILNNVHGLGVTPQQCENKFKSMTIAYRKACENNKKTVASHRSQALFKELDDLYRHNPVVHHIGVASSSSGFQFQNDGDSQAEHLLKTLVKGKPFKRKRLEIPDWVGKILAGIEKRHAERMEKYDRLISVLEKIANKP, encoded by the exons ATGGAAACTATAACCATTATAAAAACTTCTGAAAATGGGGAGACTACTACTGAAGAAGCGCAAGTTCAAGAGA tcgAAATGGAACAATCTGCTGATGAGGCTGTGTCATATGGAACTCCGAAATTAGTACAGTGGAATGAAAATTTGGCTCTTTTGCTTTTAAACACCTACAAAGAGTATGTACAAGAGTTTGCTTCTCCATTCACCAAAAAGAAGACAGTTTggaagaagatttctgaaatcTTGAATAATGTGCACGGACTAGGTGTAACTCCGCAACAgtgtgaaaacaaatttaaaagtatgacAATAGCTTACAGAAAAGCGTGTGAGAATAATAAGAAAACTGTCGCAAGTCACAGAAGTCAAGCATTGTTTAAAGAATTAGATGATTTGTATAGACACAATCCCGTGGTGCACCACATTGGAGTAGCTTCTTCTTCATCGGGGTTTCAATTTCAAAACGATGGTGATTCACAAGCCGAACATCTTCTGAAAACTCTGGTTAAAGGAAAGCCATTTAAAAGGAAAAGGCTGGAAATTCCTGATTGGGTAGGAAAAATTCTGGCAGGCATTGAGAAACGACATGCGGAGCGAATGGAAAAATATGATAGActaatttcagttttagaaaaaattgccAACAAACCTTAG
- the LOC107453258 gene encoding uncharacterized protein, which yields MSKKGKLVMTIANLALDYLSDDEEEERELLSIISEEFLIDTAKVNTPSGHSQLYVDYIVPLYNEQEFKNYYRMTRETFNALYEKIGHTFQKTMGRPTICPRKMILCALWMLSTRDTIKSIAERFDLSKSSVCDVVKRVCMSLIQNLSSVIKIPTLDEMQVIEEGFRLMTGIPGIIGAIDGTQIPIKCPQIAPEIYVNQKKTHSVHLQAICDHRMIFWDCFCGYPGSVHDAEIFLNSEANEFLTSGNVPTEYHILGDAGYPLMEHVMVPYTDNGELNDIQIKFNEKQKESRSIINKALASLKNRFKRLTHIEIDRTDKVPMYVLAACILHNFCVRRKDYFQCSEEDEDFMNQDIYDETNDETARIKRNYLAHRLYKN from the exons ATgtctaaaaaaggaaaattggtTATGACTATTGCTAATCTGGCTTTGGATTATTTATCTGATGATGAAGAAGAGGAACGAGaacttttatcaataatttcagAAGAATTTCTGATAGACACTGCTAAAGTTAATACTCCATCTGGTCATAGTCAGCTTTATGTAGATTATATTGTTCCTCTTTACAATGAACAGGAATTTAAGAACTATTACCGAATGACGAGGGAAAcgtttaatgctctttatgaaaaGATAGGacatacttttcaaaaaacaatggGCCGACCAACAATTTGTCcgagaaaaatgattttatgtgCTTTATGGATGCTTTCAACACGCGACACTATTAA atCGATTGCTGAAAGGTTTGATCTCTCCAAATCTAGCGTTTGTGATGTTGTGAAGAGAGTGTGCATGTCACTGATACAAAATTTATcaagtgtaataaaaataccaaCCTTAGATGAAATGCAAGTAATTGAAGAAGGCTTTCGATTGATGACCGGAATTCCAGGAATAATAGGAGCCATCGATGGTACCCAGATTCCTATAAAATGTCCACAAATTGCACCAGAAATATAtgtaaatcaaaagaaaacCCATTCTGTACATTTACAAGCAATTTGTGATCACAGGATGATTTTCTGGGATTGCTTTTGTGGGTACCCAGGATCTGTGCATGATGCTGAAATATTTCTGAACTCAGAGGCTAATGAGTTCCTCACGAGTGGAAATGTGCCCACAGAGTATCATATTTTAGGAGATGCTGGTTATCCTTTGATGGAACATGTGATGGTGCCATACACGGATAATGGTGAACTAAATGACattcaaattaagtttaatgaaaagcaaaaagaaTCTAGGAGCATAATTAATAAAGCTTtagcttctttaaaaaatcgtttcaaAAGGTTGACTCATATTGAAATAGATAGGACTGACAAAGTTCCTATGTATGTTCTTGCAGCATGcatacttcataatttttgcGTTCGGAGAAAAGACTATTTTCAGTGCTCAGAAGAGGATGAAGATTTTATGAACCAAGATATTTACGATGAAACTAATGATGAGACGGCTAGAATCAAACGTAATTATTTGGCTCATAGGctttataagaattaa
- the LOC107453246 gene encoding uncharacterized protein isoform X2: METITIIKTSENGETTTEEAQVQETTNLNNEVIRTITIIEPSEHDYSNEEHSQQIRHMEHQSDSNWETPRLVHWNESAALLLLSIYRDNIQEFASPFTKKKVVWQKIADLMNSSHGYGVTDLQCENKIKSLTVAYKKALDSNSNHVARSQAVFKEMEEIFGRNPTMHRFAGEEELPPRYKKKRKIDIPEWASRMLDGADERHKKKMEKYDKIIALLDRTLASDK, from the exons ATGGAAACTATAACCATTATAAAAACTTCTGAAAATGGGGAGACTACTACTGAAGAAGCGCAAGTTCAAGAGA CTACAAACTTGAACAATGAGGTTATAAGGACTATCACTATTATTGAACCTTCAGAACATGATTATTCTAATGAAGAACATTCTCAGCAGA TTAGACACATGGAACATCAATCAGATAGCAATTGGGAAACTCCACGCTTGGTGCACTGGAACGAAAGCGCAGCTCTGTTGCTTTTAAGTATATACAGAGATAACATACAAGAATTTGCTTCCCCCTTCACCAAGAAAAAGGTAGTGTGGCAGAAAATTGCTGATTTAATGAACAGCTCTCACGGATATGGTGTTACGGACTTGCAGTGCGAGAACAAGATTAAGAGTTTGACGGTGGCTTACAAGAAAGCACTCGATTCCAACTCCAATCATGTTGCTAGGAGCCAAGCTGTGTTTAAGGAAATGGAGGAGATATTTGGTCGAAATCCCACTATGCACCGTTTCGCTGGAGAAGAAGAGCTGCCTCCTCGGtacaagaagaaaagaaaaattgacattccagaatGGGCATCGCGAATGCTGGATGGCGCTGATGAAAGGCATaagaagaaaatggaaaaatatgataaaattattgccCTTTTGGATAGAACATTGGCATCAGACAAATGA